A section of the Papio anubis isolate 15944 chromosome 16, Panubis1.0, whole genome shotgun sequence genome encodes:
- the OSER1 gene encoding oxidative stress-responsive serine-rich protein 1, with amino-acid sequence MKSEAKDGEEESLQTAFKKLRVDASGSIASLSVGEGTGVRAPVRTATDDTKPKTTCASKDSWHGSTRKSSRGAVRTQRRRRSKSPVLHPPKFIHCSTIASSSNSQLKHKSQTDSPDGSSGLGISTPKEFSAGESSTSLDANHTGAVVEPLRTSVPRLPSESKKEDSSDATQVSQASLKASDLSDFQSVSKLNQGKPCTCIGKECQCKRWHDMEVYSFSGLQSVPPLAPERRSTLEDYSQSLHARTLSGSPRSCSEQARVFVDDVTIEDLSGYMEYYLYIPKKMSHMAEMMYT; translated from the exons ATGAAATCCGAAGCCAAGGATGGAGAGGAGGAGAGTCTACAGACTGCTTTCAAGAAATTAAGAGTGGATGCATCAGG GTCCATAGCATCTCTGTCTGTTGGAGAAGGCACAGGTGTCAGAGCACCAGTCAGAACAGCAACAGATGATACCAAACCTAAAACCACATGTGCATCTAAAGACAGTTGGCACGG GTCTACAAGGAAGTCTTCACGAGGAGCAGTGAGAACTCAGCGTCGTCGACGTTCTAAGTCTCCTGTCCTTCATCCTCCAAAGTTTATACATTGCAGTACAatagcatcttcttccaacagtCAACTGAAGCACAAAAGCCAGACTGACTCACCTGATGGCAGCAGTGGGCTGGGAATTTCAACCCCGAAAGAGTTCAGTGCAGGAGAAAGCTCTACTTCTCTCGATGCTAATCACACAGGGGCAGTCGTTGAGCCTTTGAGAACTTCTGTTCCAAGGCTCCCATCAGAGAGTAAGAAGGAAGACTCCTCTGACGCTACCCAGGTCTCCCAAGCAAGTCTCAAAGCCAGTGATCTCTCTGACTTTCAATCCGTTTCCAAGCTAAACCAGGGCAAGCCATGCACATGCATAGGCAAGGAATGCCAGTGTAAGAGATGGCATGATATGGAAGTGTATTCCTTTTCAGGCCTGCAGAGTGTCCCTCCCTTGGCTCCAGAACGAAGATCCACACTTGAGGACTACTCTCAGTCGCTGCATGCCAGAACTCTGTCTGGCTCTCCCCGATCCTGTTCTGAGCAAGCTCGAGTCTTTGTGGATGATGTGACCATAGAGGACCTATCAGGCTACATGGAGTATTACTTGTATATTCCCAAGAAAATGTCCCACATGGCAGAAATGATGTACACCTGA